Within Flagellimonas maritima, the genomic segment CATTGTGTTTCTACCTCAACGCGAATGGCTTCAAATCTTGGCTTTAAAACAACATTGATTTCAGATGCCACGGCCTCCTTCAATAAAATTGGAATTGATGGGGAACCCATATCCGCAAAGACCGTTCATCAAATTGCGTTGGCCAATCTTAAAGACGAATTTGCAACTATAAAAGATACAGCGACACTCCTGCAAGAACTGGACAATTAGTCGTAATTTTATTTCGTCTTCATTATGGATTCATGAATTAATATTGTGAGACCCTGAAATGAATTCAGGGTGACGCCTTAACCTTTATAACTATAAAAAGAAATGATTCTATATTATTATACCAGTATTAAATCCAACTGTCACATCGAGCGCAGTCGAGATGTTTTTGTCAACCTTTCGACTGCGTTCAAGGAGACAAAAAGCACATTACAAAAGTATTATAATAGTTTCTGGTACAATTTCGGATAAGAAAAAAGAAATTTAAACACTCCCCATCATTCAAGACCTTTTATGTTTCGCTTAGCCATTGTTTCCTTTTTAAGTTTCATCATGAATTTTTTACCAGTATCAGCCCAAGAAAAACCACTTAGAATTGGTGTTGCAGGGCTTACCCATACCCACGTGCACTGGATTTTGGGACGGGACGATATCGGTGATATCGAAATCGTGGGAATTGCGGAACCCAACCGGGAGCTGGCCGAACGCTACGCAAAACAGCACGGCTACTCCATGGATTTGGTGTACAACTCCCTTGAAGAAATGATCATCGCAACACAACCCGAGGCAGTGACCGCCTTTGGTACCATCCATGAGCATTTGGAAGTGGTCGAAACCTCTGCCCCAAAAGGAATCCATGTAATGGTTGAAAAACCGTTGGCGGTCAGTTTGGCACATGCCAAAAAAATGAAAACCTTGGCGGAAGAAAACAGCATTCACCTTTTGACCAATTATGAAACCACTTGGTATCCTACCAATCACAAAGCAAAGGAATTGTTGAAAGCGGGCAGCATAGGTGATTTGAGAAAGGTCACGGTTCGTGACGGGCACCGAGGTCCTGCAAAACTGGGAATCAACAGTGAGTTTTTGGATTGGTTGTTGGACCCGGACGCCAACGGAGGAGGCGCCATCATGGATTTTGGATGTTACGGAGCCAATTTATTGACTTGGTTGAAAAATGGTGAAAAACCAAATACGGTAACTGCGGTAACCCAACAGTTGCAGGCGAAGAACAACCCAAAGGTAGATGATGAGGCTACCCTTATTCTCACCTATAATGATTCTCAGGCAATAATAGAGGCCTCTTGGAACTGGCCCATTGGTAGAAAGGATATGGAAATCTATGGTATTACCGGAGCACTTTATGCGGACAATAGAAATGAATTACGTATTCGTATCGCGGAAGGTTATGATGGTTTTTCCGAAGAAAAAATGAACCTTGCTGAGCGGGAATATCCATTGAACGACCCCTTTTCCCTATTGGCGACCGTAGTAAAAGGGCAACACCAACTTGCTCCCTACGATTTGTCCTCTTTGGAAAACAATATGGTGGTCATGGAAATTTTGGACGCTGCAAGGGAAAGTGCCAAAAAAGGAAAAACAATCAACCTGAAGAAATAGTGTTCCCCCAGCCCATGAGAAATCTTTGTCTAAGTCTTTGTTTTTTATTTTTTATTAAAAGTTGGTGTCAGCAAGTAAAAAACGATACCCTCACCCGCTTGGATGAAATCATCTTGACCGAGGAGGTTATTTCAAAAAAAGCAGTTGGGATTACTCCTTCCTCAGCTATCGGCACCGAAACTTTTGAACGGTT encodes:
- a CDS encoding Gfo/Idh/MocA family protein codes for the protein MNFLPVSAQEKPLRIGVAGLTHTHVHWILGRDDIGDIEIVGIAEPNRELAERYAKQHGYSMDLVYNSLEEMIIATQPEAVTAFGTIHEHLEVVETSAPKGIHVMVEKPLAVSLAHAKKMKTLAEENSIHLLTNYETTWYPTNHKAKELLKAGSIGDLRKVTVRDGHRGPAKLGINSEFLDWLLDPDANGGGAIMDFGCYGANLLTWLKNGEKPNTVTAVTQQLQAKNNPKVDDEATLILTYNDSQAIIEASWNWPIGRKDMEIYGITGALYADNRNELRIRIAEGYDGFSEEKMNLAEREYPLNDPFSLLATVVKGQHQLAPYDLSSLENNMVVMEILDAARESAKKGKTINLKK